The Candidatus Eisenbacteria bacterium genomic sequence AGCGCTCAACGGGGCTGCCCCCACCCCCACACCTGCCGGGCTCGCCACCTGACCCTGGCAAAAACTGCGTTCCGAGCCTCACCAGGCCAACAACAAGCCTCGCCACCACTACTCCAACTGGCTTATCGACGGATTACGGGGAAGAGGCCCGGGGATTCGGGGCTCAGGGTGCCTCCCCGGGTGCGTCCCACCGCCCGCATGAAGCGGGACGCGGGCGCAAGAGGCCCGGCGCGGCGCCACGGGACATGCAGTCGGGGGCCGCAGCCTCGCGGCCACGGCCCCCACCGGTGCGTCGGAATGCGGCCCTGATGGACCCCCGCCTACTCTGCCGGCAGGTCCTCGCCGCCCTCGCTGACCACCACCGTCTCCGGAGAGCCGTCGGCGCTGTTCGAGGGGTTGGGCGTGTGGTCCTTCATGAACTGGTCCACCTCGGCCTTGTCCGCGTCCTGGAGATAGGCCTTCGCCGACAGGATGATCCGGCGGCTGGCCACGTCCACGCGGGTGACCTTCAGGCTGAGCGGGTCGCCCGGCTTGAAGGCGTCCGAGGGCTTCTTGAGGTTCTCCACTCCCAGCTGGCCCGAGGGCACGAAGCCCTCGATGTTCTCCCCGAGGTCCACGATCACGCCGCGATCCAGGATGCGGGTGACGTTGCCCTTGAGGATCTGGCCGGGCAGGTACTTGTCCGACAGGTTCGGCCACGGGTCTTCCTCGAGCTGCTTGATGCCCAGGGAGACCCGGCGGTTCTCCTTGTCGATGTTCAGGACCATCACGTCCACCTTGTCGCCCTTCTTGAGCATCTCGGACGGGTGGTTGACGCGGCGGGTCCAGGACATGTCGGAGACGTGCACCAGGCCGTCAATGCCCTCCTCCAGCTCCACGAAGGCGCCGAAGTTGGTCAGGTTCCGGACCTTGCCCGACACGCTCGAGCGCACCGGGTACTTGAGGTCCAGCGTCTGCCACGGATCGGGCTCGATCTGCTTGAGGCCCAGCGAGATCTTCTCGTTCTCCTTGTCCACCTTGAGCACCACGGCCTCGATGATGTCGCCCTGCGAGACCACCTTGCTCGGGTGCCGCACGTGGCGCGTCCAGCTCATCTCGGACACGTGCATCAGGCCCTCGACGCCCTTCTCCAGCTCCACGAAGGCGCCGTAGTCGGTGATCGAGACCACGCGGCCCTTGACCCGCTGCTGGACACTGTACTTCTTGTCCACTTCCTCCCACGGGTACGGCGTGAGCTGCTTGAGGCCGAGCGAGATGCGCTCCTTCTCGGGGTCGAACGAGAGCACCTTGACCTGGATCTTCTGGCCGATCTGCACCACCTCGGAGGGGTGGCCGACGCGGCCCCAGCTCATGTCGGTGATGTGGAGCAGGCCGTCGATGCCGCCGAGGTCCACGAACGCGCCGAAGTCGGTGATGTTCTTCACCACGCCCTCGCGCACCTGGTCCTTCGCCAGCTCGGTGATGATCGCGCTCTTCTGCGCGGCGCGCTCCTCTTCCAGCACGGCGCGGCGGCTCACCACGATGTTCCGGCGGCGCTTGTTCAGCTTGATGATCTTGAACCGGAGCGTCTGGTTCATCAGCTCGTCGATGTTCTGCACCTGCCGCAGGGCGATCTGCGAGCCGGGCAGGAACGCCTCGACGCCGAAGAGGTCCACCACCACGCCGCCCTTGATCTTGCGGATGATGCGGCCCTCGACGACCTCGCCGCGGTCGGCCGCGTCCTTGACGCGATCCCAGACCCGCACGAAGTCGGCGCGCTGCTTGGACAGCACGACCAGGCCTTCCTGGTTCTCCATCTTCTCAAGGTAGACTTCGATGACGTCGCCCACGTTGATCAGGCTGCGGTCCGGGAACTCGTCGATGGAGATGACGCCCTCGGACTTGAATCCGACGTCTACCAGAACTTCCTTCTCGTCCACGCGAAGCACGGTGCCGCGTACGATCTCCCCCTCGTCGATGTCCTTGAGGGATTCCTCGTACAGGCCCATCATCCGGGCCTGCTCCTCGGCCAGGCCTTCGCGGGTGTCGTCGTCATCCACCGCTTCCATCATGCGTACGTGGACGCGCCGGGGACGCTCGCGCGGTGTCTCGTCGCGTTCCTCGGGCTGTAGGGTCTGGGTCTCTTCGACCATGATCGGGTTGCCTCCTCAAGGGTGAACAGGCCCCGGCCTGCCTGGGCCGGGGGCGGAATCTGCTTTTGGCGTCGCCCCGTCCGTGCCGGTTTCGAGGGCCAGCACCTGCTGCTCCAGAAGGGCAATCTGGTCCATTACCGCGCGGCCGATCCGGCGGTGGGCCTCCTTGCGCTCCAGGTTGAGCAACTCGGGATCCGGTTCCAGCGGCGGGCCAAAAGCGACCGTTATCTTACTCCTTCGCAGGGTGCAATTCAACATCCGATTCGAATTCCGCACATACGCCGGCACGATGGGAACCCCGCTCCCCAGAGCGAGATAGCCGATCCCCCCCTTGGGCGGCTTGAGCCGGCCGGTCCGATTGCGGCCGCCCTCGGGAAAGATCACGAGGCTGCCCCCGGCCCGCAAAACCTCCAGCGCCCCGTTGAGACCGGTCAGATCGGTGCTCCCGCGGTTGATGGGCACGGCGTTGACGCTGCGGATCAGCCGCCCGAAGACCGGGATCTCGAACAGCTTCTGCTTGGCGAAGTAATGCAACTCGATGTGCGAGGCCACCCCCAGGATCGGCGGCTCAAAGAACGAGAAGTGATTGCTGGCCATGATGAAGTTGCGCCCCCGCGGCAGGTGCTCGCGGCCGATCACCCGCATCGGGCCGATGCCCCGCAGGATCCAGCGGGCCAGCGCCAGGATGAACCGGTACCAGGGCCTCACGGGCCCTTCCCCTCCCCGCCGGGCCAGGGTCCCCACGCATCCGGCCAGCGCGCGCGCACGGCCGCGAGCACCCGCTGCACCTGGGCGTCGAAGCTCAGGCCGGTGGTGTCGATGCGCGCGGCGTCGTCGGCGGCGCGCAGCGGGCCGTCGGCGCGGCCCTCGTCCGAGGCGTCCCGCTCGGCGATGGCGCACTTCACCTTTTCCAGCTCGGCGGGCGTGGGCACCAGGCCCTGCTGCCGGATGCGACGCCGGGCCCGCTCGGCCAGGTCGGCGTCCAGGAACACCTTGATGGGCGTGTCGGGGCACACCACGGTGCCGATGTCGCGGCCTTCCATGACCACCGAGCCGGAGCCTTCCGCCAGGCGGCGCTGGGCGCCGACCATGCGGGTGCGCACCCGGCCGTGCGAGGCCACCACGGAGGCGGCCCTCGAGGCCTCGGGGCTGCGGATGTCCACGCTGACGTCCTCCCCGTCCAGCAGCAGCCGGCCCGCGGGGTCGAAGCGCAGGCTCACCCTCTCGAGCAGCTCCACCAGGCCGGGTTCCGATTCCAGCGGCACCCCGGCACGCGCGGCGGCCACCGCCAGCGCGCGGTACATTGCGCCGGTGTCCACGTAGGCGAACCCGAGCCGTTCCGCCACGGCGCGCGCGGTGGAGCTCTTGCCGGCCCCGGCCGGGCCGTCAATGGCCAGCACGCGCTGCGGGCCGTTCACGGCTGCCACTCCCGCAGCGTGCCGAG encodes the following:
- a CDS encoding (d)CMP kinase; this encodes MLAIDGPAGAGKSSTARAVAERLGFAYVDTGAMYRALAVAAARAGVPLESEPGLVELLERVSLRFDPAGRLLLDGEDVSVDIRSPEASRAASVVASHGRVRTRMVGAQRRLAEGSGSVVMEGRDIGTVVCPDTPIKVFLDADLAERARRRIRQQGLVPTPAELEKVKCAIAERDASDEGRADGPLRAADDAARIDTTGLSFDAQVQRVLAAVRARWPDAWGPWPGGEGKGP
- a CDS encoding 30S ribosomal protein S1 gives rise to the protein MVEETQTLQPEERDETPRERPRRVHVRMMEAVDDDDTREGLAEEQARMMGLYEESLKDIDEGEIVRGTVLRVDEKEVLVDVGFKSEGVISIDEFPDRSLINVGDVIEVYLEKMENQEGLVVLSKQRADFVRVWDRVKDAADRGEVVEGRIIRKIKGGVVVDLFGVEAFLPGSQIALRQVQNIDELMNQTLRFKIIKLNKRRRNIVVSRRAVLEEERAAQKSAIITELAKDQVREGVVKNITDFGAFVDLGGIDGLLHITDMSWGRVGHPSEVVQIGQKIQVKVLSFDPEKERISLGLKQLTPYPWEEVDKKYSVQQRVKGRVVSITDYGAFVELEKGVEGLMHVSEMSWTRHVRHPSKVVSQGDIIEAVVLKVDKENEKISLGLKQIEPDPWQTLDLKYPVRSSVSGKVRNLTNFGAFVELEEGIDGLVHVSDMSWTRRVNHPSEMLKKGDKVDVMVLNIDKENRRVSLGIKQLEEDPWPNLSDKYLPGQILKGNVTRILDRGVIVDLGENIEGFVPSGQLGVENLKKPSDAFKPGDPLSLKVTRVDVASRRIILSAKAYLQDADKAEVDQFMKDHTPNPSNSADGSPETVVVSEGGEDLPAE
- a CDS encoding 1-acyl-sn-glycerol-3-phosphate acyltransferase, whose product is MRPWYRFILALARWILRGIGPMRVIGREHLPRGRNFIMASNHFSFFEPPILGVASHIELHYFAKQKLFEIPVFGRLIRSVNAVPINRGSTDLTGLNGALEVLRAGGSLVIFPEGGRNRTGRLKPPKGGIGYLALGSGVPIVPAYVRNSNRMLNCTLRRSKITVAFGPPLEPDPELLNLERKEAHRRIGRAVMDQIALLEQQVLALETGTDGATPKADSAPGPGRPGPVHP